A region from the Paenibacillus humicola genome encodes:
- a CDS encoding sugar phosphate isomerase/epimerase family protein has protein sequence MDTHEKRQEPKSREASNARGRPYDGIRDAYRTGAAEAIRCSLFTKPWKDTPALALAEWVKGVGFDGIELPVREGFQVEPSAATEKLPAFAAAVRSVGLDIFSVAARPDERIFAACAEAGVPMIRIMAEIGEDGYLASERRLADWLERSVAPLCRAYNVKVGIQQHHGRFVPDAAGLMRIVGRFEPELIGAVWDAAHDALAGQQPEYGIELLASHLAMVNLKNVYMYRSNGPEAESAQWGRHFTTGRHGMASWPRAAAYLKRRGYAGVVCLTAQYSDDSRTDRYIAEDLAYAKELFGGSGEAEAI, from the coding sequence TTGGACACGCATGAGAAACGGCAGGAGCCGAAATCGCGCGAGGCATCGAATGCCAGGGGACGTCCCTACGACGGTATCCGGGACGCTTACCGTACGGGGGCGGCCGAAGCAATCCGCTGCTCGCTGTTTACGAAGCCCTGGAAAGACACGCCTGCGCTGGCGCTTGCCGAATGGGTGAAAGGCGTCGGCTTCGACGGCATCGAGCTGCCGGTCCGGGAAGGGTTCCAGGTGGAGCCGTCCGCCGCAACGGAAAAACTGCCGGCGTTTGCGGCGGCTGTGAGGAGCGTCGGGCTGGACATCTTCAGCGTCGCCGCCCGTCCGGACGAACGGATTTTCGCCGCCTGCGCCGAAGCCGGCGTACCGATGATCCGCATCATGGCGGAGATCGGCGAGGACGGCTATCTCGCCTCGGAGCGGCGGCTCGCCGACTGGCTAGAACGCAGCGTCGCGCCGCTTTGCCGGGCGTACAACGTTAAAGTCGGCATACAGCAGCATCACGGACGGTTCGTCCCGGATGCGGCCGGACTGATGCGGATTGTCGGCCGATTCGAACCGGAGCTTATCGGGGCGGTCTGGGATGCGGCGCACGACGCGCTGGCGGGTCAGCAGCCCGAATACGGGATCGAGCTGCTCGCATCCCATTTGGCGATGGTCAATCTGAAAAATGTGTACATGTACCGCAGCAACGGACCGGAAGCCGAATCCGCGCAGTGGGGGCGCCATTTTACGACGGGCAGGCACGGCATGGCGTCCTGGCCGCGGGCGGCCGCTTACCTGAAGCGGCGCGGATATGCCGGCGTCGTCTGCCTGACGGCGCAGTATTCGGATGATAGCCGCACGGACCGCTATATCGCCGAGGATTTGGCGTATGCCAAGGAGCTGTTCGGCGGGAGCGGGGAGGCGGAAGCGATATGA
- a CDS encoding ROK family transcriptional regulator gives MNLSGKAGDQKGSKTAILQTLRMFGPMPRITLTKMTDLSRATISLSIAELIEAGLVQETEKSPSTGGRPAISLELVPASHAVLGADLDNQEWTLGAFDLLGNTLDIVKIPVPSFEPEAAVQALTDRVGNFVKDFDKRIVHLLGLSVPGLVDNRQGTIRSASDWGWSNVEVERMAGGALGWPVVALNRHRARGLAECRFGAGREYKHMIYVGVGSGIAAGIFSDRQLVSGWFGGAGELGHITVEPDGPVCPCGNSGCLHLYAAASAMEQEARRLLRAGQPHSVLGGMVPGFDLQLLRAADVCRAADDGDELALQVVSRAASYLGLALANLVNLLNPEAVILGGAVPASCGAYARAAEAVMRQRSMPALSAGTTLRTAAFGQIGGALGAVNFALDRHFSYQLLVQEGL, from the coding sequence ATGAACCTATCCGGCAAAGCCGGCGATCAAAAAGGAAGCAAAACGGCCATTCTTCAGACTTTGCGCATGTTCGGACCGATGCCGAGGATCACGCTGACGAAAATGACGGATCTGAGCCGCGCGACCATTTCGCTCTCCATCGCGGAGCTGATCGAAGCGGGCCTCGTGCAGGAGACGGAGAAAAGCCCCTCGACCGGCGGCCGGCCTGCGATTTCGCTCGAGCTCGTTCCCGCCTCCCACGCCGTTCTCGGCGCCGATTTGGACAACCAGGAATGGACGCTCGGCGCATTCGACCTGCTCGGCAATACGCTGGACATCGTGAAAATCCCGGTCCCCTCCTTCGAGCCGGAGGCAGCCGTTCAGGCGCTGACGGACCGGGTCGGCAATTTTGTTAAAGATTTTGACAAAAGGATCGTGCATTTGCTGGGGCTAAGCGTTCCCGGTCTGGTCGATAACCGCCAGGGAACGATCCGGAGCGCATCCGACTGGGGGTGGTCCAATGTGGAGGTGGAGCGGATGGCGGGCGGCGCGCTGGGCTGGCCGGTCGTCGCGCTGAACCGCCACCGGGCGCGCGGACTGGCTGAATGCCGTTTCGGGGCGGGCCGGGAATACAAGCATATGATTTATGTAGGTGTCGGGTCGGGCATTGCGGCGGGGATATTTAGCGACCGGCAGCTGGTATCCGGATGGTTCGGGGGAGCCGGCGAACTCGGCCATATTACTGTGGAGCCGGACGGGCCGGTCTGTCCGTGCGGCAACAGCGGATGCCTGCACCTGTACGCCGCGGCATCGGCGATGGAGCAGGAAGCAAGGCGGCTGCTGCGGGCCGGACAGCCGCACAGCGTCCTCGGCGGAATGGTTCCGGGCTTCGACCTGCAGCTGCTGAGAGCCGCGGACGTTTGCCGGGCCGCGGACGACGGCGACGAGCTGGCGCTTCAGGTCGTCAGCCGTGCCGCCTCCTATCTCGGACTTGCGCTGGCCAATCTCGTCAACCTGCTCAACCCGGAGGCCGTGATCCTCGGCGGCGCCGTCCCCGCAAGCTGCGGCGCGTATGCGCGCGCGGCCGAAGCCGTCATGCGGCAGCGTTCCATGCCGGCGCTATCGGCCGGCACGACGCTGCGGACCGCCGCCTTCGGGCAAATCGGAGGCGCGCTCGGCGCGGTCAATTTCGCCCTGGACCGGCATTTTTCTTATCAGCTGCTCGTTCAGGAAGGCTTATGA
- a CDS encoding extracellular solute-binding protein codes for MKKVTLRGGRPLHAAAAFLLCGTLLAACSGGKTPSSGASDASGASGGDNGAKPVEISIMTEFSTPEPPAADNPVTKEFEKRTGTKLDITWVSPNSWSDKQNVVLASGDMPDLMKVSDMTNPQMLQLVRQGAFWDLTPYLKDYPNLMSYPKEIWDKTKIDGKNYIIPSVRPLEGASYFAIRKDWLDNLHLKMPETLDDFYNVLKAFTQDDPDKDGKNDTYGYTGKGYNEIINVFNESNGKWKAVDGKLVDTDLEPGTRDGLLWLRRAFADKLMPEDFALMKTTQFEDMAKANQAGVQVDTVEGVWRANAELLKTIPNADFLPFTSLTGPNGQYVPQNSGVTGVYLIPKKVPEAKMIKVLALMDYGASEEGFQLACYGIEGVHFTVVDGFKTATEQAVKDSVSQSSFGKIFERYDKYLWAYHTGMPKNVFERNKTIIDARSKISTPDPSYGLISDTNIRLGADYRKKIDDMKVKVIMGKEPIEAWDAFVKQLKADPDYMKIADEMNKAYQDRLNGK; via the coding sequence ATGAAGAAGGTTACGCTTCGCGGAGGCAGACCGCTGCACGCTGCCGCCGCCTTCCTGCTGTGCGGAACGCTGCTCGCGGCCTGCTCCGGAGGCAAAACGCCGTCATCCGGCGCTTCGGATGCATCAGGCGCATCAGGGGGCGATAACGGTGCAAAGCCGGTCGAGATCAGCATCATGACCGAATTCAGCACGCCCGAGCCGCCTGCGGCAGACAATCCGGTCACAAAGGAGTTCGAGAAGCGCACCGGGACGAAGCTCGATATTACGTGGGTTTCGCCGAACAGCTGGAGCGACAAGCAGAACGTCGTGCTCGCTTCCGGCGACATGCCGGATTTGATGAAGGTGAGCGACATGACGAACCCGCAGATGCTGCAGCTGGTCCGCCAGGGCGCATTTTGGGACTTGACGCCTTATCTGAAGGATTATCCGAATCTGATGAGCTACCCGAAGGAGATCTGGGACAAAACGAAAATCGACGGCAAAAACTACATCATTCCGTCGGTGCGCCCGCTGGAGGGCGCGAGCTATTTCGCGATCCGCAAGGATTGGCTCGACAACCTGCATCTCAAAATGCCGGAAACGCTGGACGACTTCTATAACGTGCTGAAGGCGTTCACGCAGGACGATCCCGACAAGGACGGGAAAAACGATACGTACGGCTATACGGGGAAAGGGTACAACGAAATTATCAATGTATTTAACGAGAGCAATGGCAAGTGGAAGGCGGTGGACGGCAAGCTGGTCGATACCGACCTCGAGCCGGGCACCCGCGACGGGCTTTTGTGGCTGAGGCGGGCGTTCGCCGACAAGCTGATGCCGGAGGATTTCGCCCTGATGAAGACGACCCAGTTCGAGGACATGGCCAAGGCGAACCAGGCGGGCGTGCAGGTCGACACCGTGGAAGGCGTATGGCGCGCCAACGCGGAGCTGCTGAAGACGATTCCGAACGCCGATTTTCTGCCCTTTACGTCCCTTACCGGTCCGAACGGCCAATATGTTCCGCAAAATTCGGGCGTGACCGGCGTTTACCTCATCCCGAAAAAGGTGCCAGAGGCGAAGATGATAAAGGTTCTCGCGCTCATGGATTATGGCGCCTCCGAGGAAGGGTTCCAGCTAGCATGCTACGGCATCGAAGGCGTTCATTTCACGGTGGTGGACGGCTTCAAAACCGCAACCGAGCAGGCGGTCAAGGACAGCGTGTCGCAAAGCTCGTTCGGCAAAATTTTCGAGCGGTACGACAAGTATTTGTGGGCGTATCACACGGGCATGCCGAAAAACGTGTTCGAGCGCAACAAAACGATTATTGACGCCCGCAGCAAGATCAGCACCCCCGACCCGTCGTACGGGCTCATTTCCGACACCAATATCCGTCTCGGCGCGGATTACCGGAAAAAGATCGACGACATGAAGGTCAAGGTGATTATGGGCAAGGAGCCGATCGAAGCCTGGGACGCCTTCGTCAAACAGCTGAAGGCCGATCCCGATTACATGAAAATCGCCGACGAGATGAACAAGGCTTATCAGGACCGGTTAAACGGCAAGTAA
- a CDS encoding hydroxyacid dehydrogenase — MKAKALVLPPESRLQEVCSDACRALLEREFEPVWNETGRDYKAEELFDLVREAEVILTSWGSPALTEAMLERAPGLRAVGHAAGTVKSLVPRGIFARGVRVHSGAPRIAASVGEFCLAAMLACLRRLPEFGGGMRAGGWKIPGLKGRELAGSKVGIVSASSTARALIRLLAPFGVDAVVYDPYLTAEAAAGLGVRTGTLAEVMACPVISVHAPNLPATEGILTAELLARIPDGAVLVNSSRGSVFDEQALMAELQSGRFTAALDVFAREPLAADSPLRTLPNVLLTPHIAGATVEGHLALMEAVAADIVRGLAGEPTAYEVNERMWDVMA, encoded by the coding sequence ATGAAAGCTAAAGCGCTGGTGCTTCCGCCGGAATCCCGGCTGCAGGAGGTCTGCTCCGACGCGTGCCGCGCGCTGCTGGAGCGCGAGTTCGAGCCGGTTTGGAACGAAACCGGACGCGATTATAAGGCGGAGGAGCTGTTCGATCTCGTTCGGGAAGCGGAGGTCATCCTGACAAGCTGGGGCTCGCCGGCCTTGACCGAAGCGATGCTGGAACGGGCTCCCGGGCTGCGCGCGGTCGGGCATGCCGCCGGAACCGTGAAAAGCCTCGTCCCGCGGGGGATCTTCGCCCGCGGCGTCCGGGTCCACTCGGGCGCGCCGCGGATCGCGGCTAGCGTCGGGGAATTCTGCCTCGCCGCAATGCTGGCCTGTCTGCGCCGCCTGCCGGAGTTTGGCGGCGGGATGCGCGCGGGAGGCTGGAAGATTCCGGGGCTGAAAGGAAGAGAGCTTGCCGGGAGCAAGGTCGGCATCGTGTCGGCCAGCTCGACGGCGCGCGCGCTGATCCGCCTGCTTGCGCCGTTCGGCGTAGACGCGGTCGTTTATGATCCGTATTTAACAGCCGAAGCCGCCGCGGGACTGGGTGTCCGGACGGGAACGCTCGCGGAGGTGATGGCATGCCCGGTCATTTCCGTGCACGCGCCGAATTTACCCGCTACCGAAGGCATACTGACGGCGGAGCTGCTCGCCCGCATTCCCGACGGCGCCGTACTGGTCAATTCGTCGCGGGGCAGCGTTTTTGACGAGCAAGCGCTTATGGCGGAGCTGCAAAGCGGCCGGTTCACGGCTGCGCTCGACGTGTTCGCCAGGGAGCCGCTTGCTGCGGACAGCCCGCTGCGTACGCTGCCGAACGTGCTGCTGACGCCCCATATCGCCGGCGCGACGGTCGAGGGCCATCTCGCCCTGATGGAGGCGGTGGCGGCCGATATCGTCCGCGGTCTGGCGGGAGAGCCGACCGCCTATGAAGTGAACGAACGGATGTGGGACGTGATGGCGTGA
- a CDS encoding Gfo/Idh/MocA family protein — protein MSGTIRMAVVGLGRVSKSHLPALRELSPKLRLAALVSRDAEKLRREAGNEEDVKTYTSYADMLENEEIDAVLLLLPHHLHAEYSIRALRAGKHVLVEKPMAMNSAEAEAMEAAADVAGRVLMIGQSRRFFTSVMESVRRLREGAIGRLININALLLAHMDKPAADWWTDPDKIGGFIVPLWGSHILDYIVWAYGETPESVYAQGFSNNPHWRGEDEAAISLRFAGGRMANVLMSFNAGSRPTDEEGLTGKRIWSTQNGVYDRYLIGTNGMMRLKDEYELEVNGAKEAECGRDAANFRRQLEEFADAILEGRQPLASGREVLPVVRVIDAVFESMRTNRVVRLNGGSADNGYRDEYGRVTKYES, from the coding sequence GTGAGCGGCACAATCAGAATGGCGGTCGTCGGACTGGGGCGCGTCTCGAAGTCTCATCTGCCGGCGCTGCGGGAGCTGTCGCCCAAGCTCAGGCTGGCCGCGCTCGTATCCCGCGACGCGGAGAAGCTGCGCCGGGAGGCCGGGAATGAGGAGGACGTGAAGACGTATACCTCCTATGCGGATATGCTGGAGAACGAGGAGATCGACGCGGTGCTGCTGCTCCTGCCTCATCACCTGCATGCCGAATACTCCATCCGGGCGCTGCGCGCCGGCAAGCACGTGCTGGTGGAAAAGCCGATGGCGATGAATTCGGCGGAGGCGGAGGCGATGGAGGCTGCGGCGGACGTGGCCGGGCGCGTGCTGATGATCGGGCAGAGCCGGCGTTTTTTCACCTCGGTCATGGAATCGGTACGCAGGCTGCGCGAGGGGGCGATCGGAAGGCTGATCAACATCAACGCGCTGCTGCTCGCCCATATGGATAAGCCGGCCGCCGACTGGTGGACGGATCCGGACAAAATCGGCGGCTTTATCGTTCCGCTGTGGGGCAGCCACATCCTCGATTATATCGTATGGGCTTACGGCGAGACGCCGGAGTCGGTTTATGCGCAGGGGTTTTCCAACAATCCCCATTGGAGGGGCGAGGACGAGGCGGCGATTTCCCTTCGGTTTGCGGGCGGACGAATGGCGAACGTACTCATGTCGTTCAACGCGGGCAGCCGTCCGACCGACGAGGAGGGCCTCACCGGCAAACGGATCTGGTCGACGCAGAACGGTGTCTACGACCGGTATTTGATCGGCACGAACGGCATGATGCGGCTGAAGGACGAATACGAGCTTGAGGTAAATGGGGCCAAGGAAGCGGAATGCGGCCGCGATGCGGCCAATTTCCGCCGGCAGCTGGAGGAATTTGCGGACGCGATTCTCGAAGGCCGCCAGCCGCTTGCGTCCGGGCGCGAGGTGCTTCCGGTCGTGAGGGTGATAGACGCCGTCTTCGAATCGATGCGCACGAACCGGGTTGTCCGATTGAACGGCGGCTCTGCCGACAACGGGTACCGGGACGAATATGGGAGGGTGACAAAATATGAAAGCTAA
- a CDS encoding sugar phosphate isomerase/epimerase family protein has translation MNPKIVLAGNMYDDAPIERFLQDAASIGYQGVELRGVGELLNVPVPRERGLAMKEMLVRLGLEAANLSLFAGNFACNTAEENEREIRRWEHYLDFAETIGCGMMRLNPGFQHSGEVPEANFAEAVRCFRICADAAAERGVRVAIEMHHGTLCDHAESALAFVRAVGRTNVGLILDPVNLYQVPAEYGADAIKMLKDHLFNVHVKDIVRLTGPDYPWAFEYGDYVPHIGRFHRVVPKREPEAPRYYAHRLINQGGIDWCAVLKGLAEVGYNGCLTVESVAKPGSELPVYGDLARKCMDDLKALLDLIGSVPKAGTA, from the coding sequence ATGAACCCGAAGATTGTACTCGCCGGCAACATGTACGATGACGCGCCGATCGAACGTTTTTTGCAGGATGCGGCGTCGATTGGCTATCAGGGAGTGGAGCTGCGCGGCGTCGGTGAGCTGCTGAACGTGCCTGTCCCGCGCGAACGCGGTCTCGCCATGAAGGAGATGCTGGTCCGGCTCGGACTGGAGGCCGCCAACCTGTCGCTGTTTGCCGGCAATTTCGCCTGCAATACTGCGGAGGAGAACGAAAGGGAAATCCGCAGGTGGGAGCATTATCTGGATTTCGCCGAGACGATCGGCTGCGGGATGATGCGGCTGAATCCGGGCTTCCAGCATTCCGGCGAGGTGCCGGAGGCGAATTTCGCCGAAGCCGTCCGCTGCTTCCGCATCTGTGCGGATGCGGCGGCGGAGCGCGGCGTCCGCGTGGCGATCGAGATGCACCACGGCACGCTGTGCGACCATGCGGAGTCGGCGCTCGCTTTCGTACGGGCCGTCGGCCGCACCAATGTCGGCTTGATTCTGGACCCGGTCAACCTGTATCAAGTGCCGGCCGAATACGGCGCGGACGCGATTAAGATGCTTAAAGATCATCTGTTTAATGTCCACGTAAAAGACATCGTTCGGCTGACCGGTCCGGATTATCCATGGGCATTCGAATACGGCGACTATGTTCCGCATATCGGCCGGTTTCATCGCGTCGTTCCGAAGCGGGAGCCGGAGGCGCCGAGATATTACGCCCACCGGCTGATCAACCAGGGCGGCATCGACTGGTGCGCCGTGCTAAAGGGGCTTGCGGAGGTTGGCTACAACGGCTGTCTGACCGTGGAAAGCGTCGCGAAGCCGGGCTCGGAGCTGCCCGTCTACGGGGATCTCGCGCGCAAATGCATGGACGATCTGAAAGCGCTGCTTGACTTGATCGGGTCCGTGCCGAAGGCGGGGACCGCTTAA
- a CDS encoding ABC transporter permease has product MSARAKAAAGHPAQRAAAPSRNAVLSRLRRDKYLYALVAPGVLFFLLFKYVPMWGVVISFQEYSPYMGVLHSKWVGFEQFARFFSDRDFGTLFRNTMAISLLNLIFFFPLPVLLSLLLNELRNAYVKKWIQSIVYLPHFLSWVIVAGISFLLLSQSSGIINQLLVSLGFGKYDFLTNEHSFWALLTAQTIWKETGWGTIIFLAAIAGVDPQLYEAAKMDGAGRLRQAWHVTLPGIRSVVVILLILRLGHVMDVGFEQVFLMMNGAVSDVADVFETYVYRLGIQQGQFSFSTAVGLFKSVVGLILVIGANRLAKRYGEEGIY; this is encoded by the coding sequence ATGAGCGCGAGAGCGAAAGCCGCCGCCGGGCATCCGGCGCAGCGGGCGGCGGCACCAAGCCGGAACGCCGTGCTTTCCCGGCTCCGGCGGGACAAATATTTGTACGCGCTGGTGGCGCCGGGCGTCCTGTTTTTTCTTTTGTTCAAATATGTCCCGATGTGGGGCGTCGTCATCTCGTTTCAGGAGTATTCGCCGTATATGGGCGTCCTGCACAGCAAATGGGTCGGCTTCGAGCAGTTCGCGAGGTTTTTCTCGGACCGGGATTTCGGGACGCTGTTCCGCAATACGATGGCGATCAGCCTGCTGAACCTGATCTTCTTCTTCCCGCTGCCGGTGCTGCTGTCGCTTCTGCTGAACGAGCTGCGAAACGCATACGTGAAGAAGTGGATCCAGTCGATCGTCTACCTGCCGCATTTTTTGTCCTGGGTCATCGTGGCGGGCATTTCGTTCCTGCTGTTGTCGCAGTCGTCGGGCATTATCAATCAGCTGCTGGTCAGCCTCGGTTTCGGCAAATACGACTTTCTGACCAATGAGCACAGCTTCTGGGCGCTGCTGACCGCGCAAACGATCTGGAAGGAAACGGGCTGGGGCACCATCATTTTTCTCGCGGCCATTGCCGGCGTCGATCCGCAGCTGTACGAAGCGGCCAAAATGGACGGCGCCGGACGTTTGCGGCAGGCCTGGCACGTCACGCTCCCCGGAATCCGCAGCGTCGTCGTCATTCTGCTCATCCTGCGGCTCGGGCATGTGATGGACGTCGGCTTCGAGCAGGTGTTCCTGATGATGAACGGCGCGGTTTCCGACGTAGCCGACGTCTTCGAAACGTATGTATACCGGCTCGGCATCCAGCAGGGGCAGTTCAGCTTCAGCACGGCGGTCGGCCTGTTCAAGTCGGTCGTCGGCCTCATTCTCGTCATCGGCGCCAACCGGCTGGCCAAACGGTACGGCGAGGAAGGCATTTATTAG
- a CDS encoding zinc-dependent alcohol dehydrogenase, whose product MVTKMAVPPMELTDRTGPGTQLCAVMDAVGEISVRRALVPEPKPGEVRVKVKWVGICGSDIAVFRGAREPEFITYPTRLGHEVAGVIDKVGPGVTGVKAGDPVALRYVWGAFAEYVCCSPFSVKVLPKELPLIEGSLIEVLPGILHAAELADISPHKNVLITGQGVSGLVMTQVVSLFSPRKLAVTDLFDEKLALARKYGATHTYKLPSAHADTMEALRHDFPDGFDVVIPCLLEGDGMVDAISAAAQNGRIVMYGCIGTCRRPVDFFKVHKKRLDILSTEPKRDIDNRRFFDEGLRLVMDGLVNTEEMITHIVPLAEVGRAFGLRNEHKGDTIHVMIDCEVQK is encoded by the coding sequence ATGGTAACAAAAATGGCTGTGCCGCCGATGGAGCTGACGGACCGGACCGGACCGGGCACGCAGCTGTGCGCGGTGATGGACGCGGTCGGGGAAATCAGCGTGCGGCGGGCGCTCGTTCCCGAGCCCAAGCCGGGCGAGGTCCGCGTCAAAGTGAAATGGGTCGGCATATGCGGCAGCGACATTGCGGTGTTTCGCGGTGCGCGGGAGCCGGAATTTATCACCTATCCGACGCGGCTCGGGCATGAGGTGGCCGGCGTCATCGACAAGGTCGGGCCGGGCGTCACCGGCGTAAAGGCGGGCGATCCCGTCGCGCTGCGATACGTTTGGGGAGCCTTCGCCGAATACGTTTGCTGCAGTCCTTTTTCCGTCAAGGTGCTGCCGAAGGAGCTGCCGCTCATCGAAGGCTCGCTGATCGAGGTGCTTCCGGGCATTCTGCACGCGGCGGAGCTCGCGGATATTTCGCCGCACAAGAACGTCCTCATTACCGGACAGGGCGTGAGCGGCCTCGTCATGACGCAGGTCGTCTCCCTGTTCAGTCCGCGCAAGCTGGCGGTGACGGACCTGTTCGACGAGAAGCTGGCTCTCGCCCGCAAGTACGGCGCGACGCACACGTACAAACTTCCTTCCGCGCATGCCGATACGATGGAAGCGCTGCGGCATGATTTTCCCGACGGCTTCGACGTCGTGATCCCGTGTCTGCTTGAGGGGGACGGGATGGTCGATGCGATCAGCGCGGCCGCCCAGAACGGCCGGATCGTCATGTACGGGTGCATCGGCACCTGCAGAAGACCTGTCGATTTCTTCAAGGTGCACAAGAAACGGCTGGATATTTTATCCACCGAACCGAAGCGGGACATCGACAACCGGCGCTTCTTCGACGAAGGGCTTCGCCTGGTCATGGACGGGCTGGTCAACACGGAGGAAATGATTACGCATATCGTGCCGCTGGCCGAAGTCGGCCGCGCCTTCGGACTGCGCAACGAGCATAAAGGCGATACGATTCATGTCATGATCGACTGCGAGGTACAGAAGTAG
- a CDS encoding Gfo/Idh/MocA family protein, giving the protein MSAVKKVKVALVGAGGSASGRELWNGFQSPGSWGMQHVRVWASRPDVDFCAIVGRDAVRTQEKAEIFGTKAYTRIADMLEQETPDLVSLCLPNQGHFDATLEVIRAGFPLLVEKPLVFDIREAEILMNEAAKRNVFFAINFNHRFAKPVELARAAIDAGRLGELTFASWRFGGEGASSHPHANLIETQCHGFDMLEYLCGPVESVMAEMSDKTGSGYRTLSLALRFRSGAVGSLIGTYDSSYAYPDTHRVEIDGTRGRSVIHDTVKKYTFHAAGSEIGESWEAGYFNDADREFHRTFDKHAEALLVALRSGDKPPVDAGAGYRALLLAEAAIRSFESGCRVKVAAT; this is encoded by the coding sequence ATGAGCGCCGTCAAGAAAGTAAAGGTTGCTTTGGTCGGAGCGGGCGGTTCCGCAAGCGGCCGCGAGTTATGGAATGGTTTTCAATCGCCGGGCAGCTGGGGGATGCAGCATGTGCGCGTATGGGCGTCGAGGCCGGATGTGGATTTCTGCGCAATCGTCGGACGGGACGCCGTTCGTACGCAGGAGAAGGCGGAAATTTTCGGCACCAAGGCCTACACGCGAATTGCCGACATGCTGGAGCAGGAAACGCCGGATCTCGTCAGCCTCTGCCTGCCGAATCAAGGGCATTTCGACGCTACGCTGGAGGTTATCCGGGCCGGGTTCCCGCTGCTGGTCGAAAAACCGCTTGTATTTGATATCAGAGAAGCCGAAATCCTGATGAACGAAGCCGCCAAAAGAAACGTATTTTTTGCGATCAATTTTAACCACAGGTTCGCCAAGCCGGTCGAGCTTGCGCGCGCGGCGATCGATGCGGGCAGGCTTGGCGAGCTGACGTTCGCCTCCTGGCGGTTCGGCGGAGAAGGAGCCAGCAGTCATCCGCATGCCAATCTGATCGAGACGCAATGCCACGGCTTCGATATGCTGGAATATTTGTGCGGACCGGTCGAATCGGTGATGGCCGAGATGTCGGACAAAACCGGCAGCGGGTACCGGACGCTGTCGCTTGCCCTCCGCTTTCGAAGCGGGGCGGTCGGAAGCCTGATCGGAACCTATGATTCATCCTACGCCTACCCGGATACGCATCGCGTGGAGATCGACGGCACGCGCGGCCGGTCCGTCATTCACGATACGGTGAAAAAATATACGTTCCATGCCGCGGGCAGCGAGATCGGGGAAAGCTGGGAGGCCGGCTACTTTAACGATGCGGATCGCGAATTCCATCGCACATTCGACAAGCATGCCGAAGCGCTTCTCGTTGCGCTTCGCAGCGGAGACAAGCCCCCGGTCGACGCCGGAGCGGGCTATCGCGCGCTGCTTCTCGCGGAGGCCGCAATCCGTTCCTTTGAAAGCGGCTGCAGGGTGAAGGTTGCGGCAACGTGA
- a CDS encoding carbohydrate ABC transporter permease, with the protein MKRSPGGRLFDGFNIAFLVAAAAVTLFPLYYVFAVSFTDPTEYIAKRGFVLFPQHWTLDSYRYLLSTSTFTRATLVSVFLASVGTALSLIVTSALAYGLSRKRLMGRRAIMLMILFTLLFNPGLIPPYLLVRDLGLIDSLWSLILPVLTSGWYVALMRSFFDGIPPELEESGVIDGSSDIGVFFRIVLPLSMPALAAFGLFYAVAYWNTFFTAVLYINDNAKWPLQLVLQNMLIDSSTQAGGSAAAEMMAEQQIPPETLKMAAVVIATLPIVCVYPFLQKHFAKGVMLGSVKG; encoded by the coding sequence TTGAAACGAAGTCCGGGCGGCCGGCTGTTCGACGGCTTCAATATCGCGTTTCTCGTCGCCGCTGCCGCCGTTACGCTGTTTCCGCTGTATTACGTTTTTGCGGTGTCCTTCACGGACCCGACCGAGTATATCGCCAAGCGGGGATTCGTGCTGTTCCCGCAGCATTGGACGCTTGATTCCTACCGGTATCTGCTGTCCACGTCGACCTTCACGAGGGCGACGCTCGTCAGCGTCTTCCTCGCCTCCGTCGGAACGGCGCTCAGCCTGATCGTCACCTCGGCGCTCGCTTACGGGCTGTCGCGCAAAAGACTGATGGGAAGGCGCGCCATCATGCTGATGATTCTTTTTACGCTGCTGTTCAATCCGGGGCTTATTCCGCCCTATCTGCTCGTCCGCGATCTCGGGCTGATCGACAGCTTATGGTCGCTCATTTTGCCGGTGCTGACGAGCGGCTGGTACGTGGCGCTGATGCGCAGCTTCTTCGACGGCATTCCGCCGGAGCTGGAGGAATCGGGCGTCATCGACGGATCAAGCGACATCGGCGTGTTTTTCCGCATCGTGCTGCCGCTCTCCATGCCGGCGCTGGCGGCGTTCGGCCTGTTTTATGCTGTCGCGTATTGGAACACCTTTTTCACCGCGGTGCTGTACATCAACGACAACGCCAAATGGCCGCTGCAGCTCGTGCTGCAAAACATGCTGATCGATTCATCCACCCAGGCCGGGGGCTCGGCCGCCGCCGAAATGATGGCCGAGCAGCAAATTCCGCCGGAAACGCTCAAGATGGCCGCCGTCGTCATCGCGACGCTTCCGATCGTATGCGTGTATCCTTTTTTGCAAAAGCACTTCGCCAAAGGCGTCATGCTTGGCTCCGTCAAAGGATAA